The DNA window CAGCTCGAGACAGGTCGTCCTCAATCCATAGCCGTCTGATGCATGCTCATCGGCTCCTTTCTACGTCCCCATCATCGCACGattcatcagaattcagaggaTCCATCACGAGCAGATCAAGTGGTAGTCTCGCAGTCACAGACCTACTCACTCACAGCTGCAGTCTAGCAGATCGAGCAAAAGAACACGATGAAATGCCGTCCAAAGAGAGAAATGGTGTAGTAATCAGCATGTACGGTATGCAACTATGCATCAGTGATTCAGTGCTAACTGGTCAGTAGCATGGAGTACTATCGTACTGGTATTATGCAAAGGCAACTGCGTTTACTGATATTGTTCCTTAAGCTTGTTACCGAGCATTTCAGGCCCATCTTGCAAAATCGCTTGTGCAGGACTCCACTCTCACATGGCAGACAGCGCTTTGTTCCCATTCCACTAGGTACTAGTCCTGAGTTAACGCAGCCGACAAATAGAAACAGACCCAGGTGCAAGTGTGATTAGTCTTTCTTAGATGGAGAAGCTTTCTACTGAAGAACTGGAGAATGGAATTTAGTCTATTCTTTCCACGTGGAACACGTATAAGAACCCACGAGCACTATTGAATCTGCAGTTTTTAAGTCTCAAATACTTGTGACCTGATGATGACACATTGACACTACATAGTAAGAAATGCAGTTAAATTGACTACTAGTATAGTTTCAGTGTTCTGGGACGTCAAGCTGTTCATCTCAGTGGAGATAAAACAATCACACACGGCCATCTGAACCAAAGGTCTAGTGAACCCCACCACAACCGACACAAACAGCAGTAGTGCAGTACTCTTCGGTTCAAGCACCGTCCACACTCCACCTTGTGAAATCACAAAACAACCCCCCAAAACTGACCGTGCAGTTGTAGGAGTAGGACCATCTCGCTCATTGACCGTTTGTTTTGGCTCCTTCAGGTTTGGCAAAGGGATCACCGGACGACGAAATATATGGACGAAAACGCAACGAGCCCAGCGAGAAGGGCGCGCCTGTTTTTGTGTGAGATGTTGCGTGCCGTTTGGCGGTTTGGCACCcgcgtagtagtagtagtacgtcACAGCGAGGAAGATGATGACTAGGCGTAGCCGCTTTATTATCCTGGAGTTGAGAGAAAGGGGGACGCGAACTTCTGAAAAGCGGGATGCAGCCATTGCAATCCAGCCAAGAAGCGTGCAaacgccgcgccgcgcaccgCGCAGGCAGGGCATCCCCCGCGTCCGAATATGGCCAAGACCACCATGGCATCGTCATCCGCTGCAAactttcctcctcttccccccctAGTAGTCGACTCTCGGGACCACGCTCTCTGATCATCTCATCTCACCCATTTGCGTCGCCTAGCCCGCGATACGAGCAATAATGACGTAACACGGGAAAAAGGCAAGGGGGTGGGTCCGCAATGTCAGGCTCGGTGCAGGATCACATGATGCGCAACCAGGGAAGTTACTGTCGCGTACGCTGTACCGTGCGTTCAAAATGTTGTGTACTAGCTTTGAGGTGAATTTGCATCGAAAATGTTCTGATTTGTAAGTTGTGAACTCGAACTTGGCCCGTCCAAACTTCAGGCCGGTGCAAGCAAGAAAGAGCTGAAATTTTGGCTTTAGTCCCCGAACAAACAATGACTAGACGTGTGTGGGCTTAAGTGGTCACAATCTACTACAAGTGCATCCTTAATTCGGTGGGCCTAGCACTGTACTTCTTCACTTAACAAAGAAATGAAGAACACAACATGGTGCAACAGTGCCAGCTGTAGTTAGGGGATTAGAGGGGAGACTGGTGTTGAATCTAGAATGTGCAACGCACTACTACTACCTACCGTGTCGCTGTGAAATGGAATTgcagatagtttttttttctaataacgAGTTGCAGAATGCAGATAACTAGTGGGCAACCAAGAACAAACAGAGAGCCccaatgcaagtatgcaaccaaGCAGAGCAAGAACAAGGCATAACAATCACAAGAACAAATccaagagaaaaacaaaacatggtTCCGAGCTCTAACAAAATAGGCATCACAATCACCGTTCTCCACCTGAGGATCCAATCATTCAAATCCTATCTAACTACCGAGTACTACCAACCAGGAAGAGAAGAACACAACTTCAGGATGAGATTATCCATGGAGCCCACGAGCTCAGAAGCGAACACCGGACTGCATCACACCATGCATGCCCAGGGGGGAACAACGAGAGCTCAACGTCGAACACCTGACGCTCACAAGAACGACGCGGCGagaagagcggcggcggaggccacaGTGGCCGCAACGCTcgtggccgccgcggtggcgccgtTCTTCTTCTCGGCTTTGTCTGCAGCCTCTTCTCCCGCGGGCGCGTCGGCGGGCGACATGTCAGGCGTGTCGGCCGGAGGCGCGGGTGGGGAATGGGAAGGCGACTtgcccttctttttcttcttgccCGCCGCCTtgggggagggcgccggcgaggagcctTCTGGCGCGGGAGAAGCGGCTGGCACATCGCTTGCCGGTccgggcgccggcgcgggggaAGGTGCGCCACCGAAGAGCTCTGGCGGCAGCAGCACGCTGTCCACCGTGTGGATAACCGTCGGGGTGTCGTCCAGCACGGTGGACGCGACGCGGGACTTGTCCATGCCGGTGTCCATGGACACGTCGTCGCCCTTAGTGACGACGGAGAGGTCGTACTTACCCGCTCCGGTGGAGGCCAGGGTCTGGATGTGGCCCTTGATGGTCTTGAGCGACGCCTTGGGCGCGTACTGCGGCAAGGCGTGGTACTGCAGAAGCGTCACCAGCTCGGCGCTGGTCAGCTTGCTCAGATCCGGCAGGCCCTTGGCCTGGAACGCGTCGTCGTTGGGCGCGAACAGCGTCAGCGCCTTGTCCATGGCCGCCTGGTACATCTTCATCACCCCGGACGACACGATGAGCCGCGCGAACTGCTTGCACCCGGCCTTCTCAAGAAGCGCGGTGAGGTTGGTCGACGCGGCCGACGGGGAGTCGAAGAGGCCGGGGAAGGTGATGGGGTCGGAGACCTCAAGAACGGAGAGGTTGTACGGCTCCTGCTTGACGGACTTGGTGTAGGTGGCCTGGAACTTGGAgccgggcgcggcggaggcgaaccCAACCTTGCCGCCGCGCAGGTTGGTGATGTTGACGTGGCCCATGTTACCGGAGGCGTCGCCGGTGGTCTGGTACAGCGTGGTGGTGAGCTCGGAGCCGTCGCTGAGGGAGTGCAGCTTCTTGGTGTCGTAGTAGTCGAGGAGGGTGAGGAGGCGGAGCGCGTTCTTGATGTCGGCGAGGGAGAGGTTGGAGACGAGGGAGGACATGGCGCCGTTGGTGAGCACGAGGCAGGTGACTGTGCTCCGGCTGTTGATCTCGTCGCACACCTTGGTCTGGGAGAGGTAGCTGTTGTACAGCGAGTACTCCGGGTAGCCGTCGAGGATGTCCGTGATGTTGTGGGAGCTgaccgccgcgacggcgagggaggcggccaGGAGGAAGAGCAGGCGGCGGtcggtggcggccatggcggcggtggtggtgttgtGTGGTGTGGTGTGACACGttggggagaggaaggagagtaGTGTGCGCCGTGTTGGGGTTTTAGCTTTTTCTGGGCGTGGGTTTTTGGCCTGTTGGACTTTGGTCTTGGAGGGGTTCAGGTGTTGGGTTGAGTcttcaaagaaaaagagaagttgAGTTTGTGCCGTGACCATGGTTAGGTGCTGGATGGAGTACTGGAGTGTGCAGCACTAAAGCCTGGACATGTGCTGCAGCCTCGATGGTTGTGATGATTTTCTGTGCGGCGGTGGGGTGCTCTTGTTGGCTCGCGTGCTCAGTGCTGTGGACTATGGAGTGCTGGTGTTTTCATGCCTAGCACGTTTGTGTTAACCACACATGATTGAGAGTTTTAATCGAATACTCGATATGCTAAAAATCCAGTAGTATGGTCTAAGAGTATCTATGAGAATGGCCACATATATTTAGGTTATGTTGGTACGACATTAACTCCCCGTTTTTGTTGGTAAGCTATAATTATTAAATTGAGGCACAGCGTTTTATTTTGCACTATAATTAGAGGATTGAACTAGTCATACCAATAATAAGGATGGTGAAAGTTTAAACAGGTTTGTTTTCGTTGTAGTATTGTTTTATGATGTTAGTCGAAAATACCTGGTTCTCTCTACTAATATTATTATactaataagaaaaataatccGAACCATTTATTATTAAGGGTTAATTAGTAATTTATTGGGGTAACTTTatcatttatgttttattttccgTCTGAATCGATCTAGGTCATCGCGGTGGCATTGCTTATATTCTGTAGATaaagcccaaaaaaaaaagaagaaaatgggtTTAGTCACTTCTAAACGATGATTATACCACCGCACCATTTTTTTAACAATAATGTTCATCCACATTTCTACTACCATTAACTTATAGAGCGGTATTACAAATAGATCTACAATAGTACAAATAGATCCGAAATCCTTTGATTAAATAAGATTAATGGTTAAGGTTACTTAGAGAATGACCTAAACCCATCCAAGGGAATCTTACAATTTATGATTATGTTATGCGTAGAACACAGTTTGAGCTACAAATGTTTATGGCTCCTTTCAAAAGGGGAATGAAAAATCacacaaatagaaaaaaaaacatagtaacCAACATAAGAATGTACATGTAAATAAATAGATGattgaaaaacacatgaaataGAAGGTGCGTAGTTTGGACCGTAGGAATTTAGTTATCACGAGATTATTACAAAACGACGATAAAAAATTCGTTGGTCAAAATATCCTCAACTTTGGTTAATGTACAGTTTCATTAATCTTAgcaaagaaaaggggaaaaaagataGTAGATGTTCCTATCGCAATGGAATCAATggcaaaggaaaattttcctcTATTATTATACTAGAGATCTCCTTTTACTATGTTCCAATCCATCATTTCAAATGGATGAATAATAGTGCCAAATCCAATAGAAATTGAATTCCCAAAGGATAACTTAAAGAGTAGAGCTAACTTATGGCATCATGAATAGTGCAGGTTCATTCACAGTAAGGTATCTTAATAGATAATTTGTAGAATTTAAAACTATGAACagaaaattttccataggaacCATTTTTtccttcacttttttttttggaggatcTAAAACATGAGCTCAAATCTCATGGCCTTCGAAATAAGACTATTCAACATTTATTCGTGGAGTGTTACTGTACAAAATTTCTTTGGAGAGTTCTACAGTTTACTACTTGTTTATATACTCATtatagtatatctcatatttttgagAATTGGCTTGTGAGGGTTGATAAAAAATCTACCAAATTTATTCTTGTTGGAGCATCCGCTATATGTTGGGATATATGGTtgtgtagaaatgatatggttgataaatcaccatctatGTCCTATATGCTGGTTCTTTTCAGAGAAACATACTGGCTCCAGTCCTGAGCTCAACTACTAAAGTGCGATGAAGAAATCAAGTCAGTGAAAGCTGCATGTCGTAATCTTAAGTCAATGGTTATGCAACTGTTCGCTAactttggatggagattcacaagtACAATTCAATAATTTTGGTGATCTTGTTATGATGTGAgagtttttattagtttgtgtGTGCTTTTATTTATTCAGGTGTGAGTTTCTGTTGCATTGGTGTAATAATTAGTTGTAACTCTTTGAGTAAAGGCCGAGATTATGTTCCAttatcttcaaaaaaaaatctcatgacctttttctcttttgagaTCTCCAGTACaccatctctcttctttttctatcttctcaattctattataatatatatatatatatatatatatatatatatatatatataaatcatagATAATGTACCGAATATCCAAACTACCCATATTCGAAAAAATTCCGGTGTTTTTAGTTCTTGTGGGATTGCATATATTGTGACATTTAATTCTTGCGTTCCAAAGGATAAGATTCAATTCGTACAatcaatatatttgttttgcaaataattaaaacaataattatgtgaTTCCACTATATAGGCAATATATTTCATGAGATGTCTATTCgtgatatacttcctccatttcataatgtaaatatttctaacattgcccgtattcatatagatgtcaataaatttagatatgtatatatgtctagattcattaacattaatatgaatatgaataatgttagaaagtcttacattatgaaacggggaGAGTAGTTATTAAGAACAACATGTCTAGGTTCCCAATCGGTTGGTCTAGTCTTATTATAAGTCATAACGGCTTATTAGCGATTAGAAAAATGATATGTGAGTAAAACCTTTGTATATATGTTCTCAGTGATTGAAAAgccaaagttgaaaaaaaaactatattacaaaagaattaaatttaaaatcaagttttaaagtttaaattttggctttggcttATAAGCTATAGGGCAAACCATGAGGCCCTAGCTGGGCCCGATTAAATACGGTCCAATATCCATGTCAGGCCGGGCTTGAGTCTGTGAGATTGgatagaaaagaagagagatggtGTACTGGAGATCTTTGAGATATCCAATATCCGTGGTCTGGAGAGTTACCAAGGTCCAGTTTCCAGTTTACATCACCATATATCCATAATCATCCATACAGTGCAAGGAGTCAAAGGAAGCCGAAAACAAATTTCTGCAGGACTGCAGGCACGGATACCGCTGACCAGTGAATAGTGACGATCGACGAGTGTCTGGTAGGACCATCCGATTGTCGGTGGGAGCGACCGAGCGGGATACGGGACGGGACTTTGCGGGGCCATCGGCTACTCGGCTGTCGGTGGTAAAACGGAAAAAAACATCTCGTCTACGTGCGACTTGTTTAGTTGGTCCATTTCTGTATCACGCATCGTGCGCTGTCCAGGAAATGGGCTCCTACCATCCAAGTGTGtcggaataagtctattttacctccctcctCTATTGCCACGGGTTGAATCATCTCCCTCATCTTTACAAACAGGTACAAATGGACTCCTTCATGGTTTCATAAGCAGTTTCGTACTATGTGATAGGATCGACATGTCAGCGAGAAAAAACATAAAcaaccccacatgtcagtcatcctaatcacattttctttttcctcaccTCTCTCCCCACTCTCGCTTTCCAGTTCTTTCTCTCTCACGCACGCTAGGCGACGGCATCATCTAGCATCGTGGGGGCGGCCAGCCGACGAGCTTCTCCTTCCGTGCGCGTTGAAGCCGGCCAAGTTTTCCCCGTatgcgccgccggccgacgagcTTCTCTCACACGTgattatagatggccaaaaggcctgCCCGACACAgcacggcccaggcacggcccgatcggcacttcgtgccggcccatgggctgcgcctcccgcctaggcacggcccaccagccgtcgggccggcccgaaggcgcgGGTGGCCCATCgagccttttttttaaataagtctagttttcgtccctcctctttgggctgtgacataatgtagcgaaaataagtctattttccgtccctccactttgggctgtgacatatatatagtgaaaataaatctatttttcatccctcctctttgggctgacatatatatatatatatatatatatataggtaaaataagtctattttacatccctattctttcgagcgtggcatataatatgtctatttttactccctattGTTTATGTGTCGGGCCTGGCATGCGGTccatcgtgccgtgccggcccggccgtGCCGTGTCCGCCCAACGTGCCGGCGGAGAGACCCAGGCATGCCCCGGTGGTCGGGCCGGACCGGCACGGGCTTGACCCTTGACGGGCCGTGCCGTGtttgggccgggccgtcgggcctcgggccttttggccatctatacgcGTGATGAA is part of the Oryza glaberrima chromosome 4, OglaRS2, whole genome shotgun sequence genome and encodes:
- the LOC127772254 gene encoding fasciclin-like arabinogalactan protein 8 — encoded protein: MVTAQTQLLFFFEDSTQHLNPSKTKVQQAKNPRPEKAKTPTRRTLLSFLSPTCHTTPHNTTTAAMAATDRRLLFLLAASLAVAAVSSHNITDILDGYPEYSLYNSYLSQTKVCDEINSRSTVTCLVLTNGAMSSLVSNLSLADIKNALRLLTLLDYYDTKKLHSLSDGSELTTTLYQTTGDASGNMGHVNITNLRGGKVGFASAAPGSKFQATYTKSVKQEPYNLSVLEVSDPITFPGLFDSPSAASTNLTALLEKAGCKQFARLIVSSGVMKMYQAAMDKALTLFAPNDDAFQAKGLPDLSKLTSAELVTLLQYHALPQYAPKASLKTIKGHIQTLASTGAGKYDLSVVTKGDDVSMDTGMDKSRVASTVLDDTPTVIHTVDSVLLPPELFGGAPSPAPAPGPASDVPAASPAPEGSSPAPSPKAAGKKKKKGKSPSHSPPAPPADTPDMSPADAPAGEEAADKAEKKNGATAAATSVAATVASAAALLAASFL